The following are encoded together in the Streptomyces tsukubensis genome:
- a CDS encoding PP2C family protein-serine/threonine phosphatase, with translation MPWSARSVRHAVAGTEPGERALRAARAARAVLRRQDRVETSWLRGAPPPRLMRRLPVILLIAITVFQIIVSRRVDLGFLIGAIPPLAALSYGPLGTGVFSVIVLILLWVPAVRLGQPGNTDLLTVIFVALLSVVIAWVRARRDAQLVTVRTVAEAAQFAVLPPLPPRVGPVHCAGLYRAAQHGTLVGGDLFDVRQGPYGVRALVGDVQGHGLAAVGTVAALLGAFREAVLDQEDLTGIARQLDRRLVVDAEAAVRADHAERMEYPSGATLSGAEQGEWAGAADGQKPSGEFGRSGRSGASGEPEHSEHSEHSEHSEYSELFATAVLLEFSSDTTEVRIVSCGHPPPLLLGGGRPPYELVAPPGSPLGLGIDGLSRREAMTVRLRPGDRVLAMTDGVTETRDAEGVFYPVIERVGRLAHKSTSALTDAVWRDLVAYADGDITDDVALLVFAPELPGPEGPEGDEGPEGDDGPGPRRGSRRGED, from the coding sequence ATGCCTTGGTCCGCCCGTTCCGTCAGGCACGCGGTCGCGGGCACGGAGCCGGGTGAACGCGCGCTGCGCGCCGCACGCGCGGCCAGGGCGGTGCTCAGACGCCAGGACCGGGTCGAGACGAGCTGGCTGCGCGGGGCCCCGCCGCCCCGCCTGATGCGCAGACTGCCGGTCATCCTGCTCATCGCCATCACCGTCTTCCAGATCATCGTCAGCCGCCGCGTCGACCTCGGCTTCCTCATCGGTGCGATCCCGCCCCTCGCCGCCCTCTCGTACGGCCCCCTCGGCACCGGCGTCTTCAGCGTGATCGTGCTGATCCTGCTCTGGGTGCCCGCCGTGCGGCTCGGCCAGCCGGGCAACACCGACCTGCTGACCGTGATCTTCGTGGCGCTGCTCAGCGTGGTCATCGCCTGGGTACGTGCCAGGCGGGACGCGCAGCTCGTCACGGTCAGAACCGTGGCGGAGGCAGCCCAGTTCGCCGTCCTGCCGCCGCTGCCGCCCCGGGTGGGCCCCGTCCACTGCGCGGGGCTGTACCGGGCGGCGCAGCACGGCACGCTGGTGGGCGGCGACCTGTTCGACGTACGCCAGGGTCCCTACGGCGTCAGGGCCCTCGTCGGGGACGTGCAGGGCCACGGGCTGGCCGCGGTCGGCACGGTGGCGGCACTGCTCGGCGCGTTCCGTGAGGCCGTACTCGACCAGGAGGACCTGACCGGCATCGCCCGACAGCTCGACCGGCGGCTCGTCGTGGACGCGGAGGCGGCGGTCCGGGCCGACCACGCGGAACGTATGGAGTACCCCTCGGGCGCCACGCTGTCCGGGGCGGAGCAAGGAGAGTGGGCGGGGGCCGCGGACGGGCAGAAGCCGTCCGGAGAGTTCGGGAGGTCCGGGCGGTCGGGGGCATCCGGGGAGCCGGAGCACTCCGAGCACTCCGAGCACTCCGAGCACTCGGAATACTCCGAGCTGTTCGCGACCGCCGTACTGCTGGAGTTCTCCAGTGACACCACCGAGGTCAGGATCGTCTCCTGTGGGCATCCGCCGCCGCTGCTGCTCGGCGGGGGACGACCACCGTACGAACTGGTCGCGCCGCCGGGGTCGCCCCTGGGACTCGGGATCGACGGGCTGAGCCGCCGCGAGGCGATGACCGTACGGCTACGGCCGGGCGACCGGGTGCTGGCCATGACCGACGGGGTCACCGAGACCAGGGACGCCGAGGGGGTCTTCTATCCCGTGATCGAGCGGGTGGGCCGGCTGGCGCACAAGTCGACGAGCGCCCTCACGGACGCGGTCTGGCGCGATCTGGTCGCCTACGCCGACGGGGACATCACCGACGACGTGGCGCTGCTCGTCTTCGCGCCCGAACTACCCGGGCCCGAGGGGCCCGAGGGAGACGAGGGGCCCGAGGGAGACGACGGACCGGGACCGCGTCGAGGCAGTCGGCGCGGCGAGGACTGA
- a CDS encoding GNAT family N-acetyltransferase, with protein MPQEPMDSRRRPEIRQAVAVDNEALGRLDRETWSPLHAVLPRPRPPYRPFFEEERYGPPYHLVALVDGEIVGFLRLVPPTPLAANAHVRTIMGLAVAERARGQGVARALLRASFVEARAQGAIRVTLRVLGHNAPARALYESEGFVVEGVLPGEMYLEGKYVDDVLMGRQV; from the coding sequence ATGCCGCAGGAGCCGATGGATTCGCGGCGACGGCCGGAGATACGGCAGGCCGTCGCAGTCGACAACGAGGCGCTCGGGCGTCTCGACCGGGAGACCTGGTCGCCGTTGCACGCGGTACTGCCGCGGCCCCGGCCCCCCTACCGCCCGTTCTTCGAGGAAGAGAGATACGGGCCGCCCTACCATCTGGTCGCCCTCGTCGACGGCGAGATCGTCGGCTTTCTGCGGCTCGTTCCGCCGACGCCGCTGGCCGCCAACGCGCATGTGCGCACGATCATGGGGCTCGCCGTCGCCGAGCGGGCCAGGGGCCAGGGCGTCGCACGGGCGCTGCTGCGGGCCTCGTTCGTGGAGGCGCGCGCCCAGGGGGCCATCCGAGTCACCCTGCGCGTGCTCGGCCACAACGCCCCGGCACGTGCCCTCTACGAGTCGGAGGGGTTCGTCGTCGAGGGCGTACTGCCGGGAGAGATGTACCTGGAGGGGAAGTACGTGGACGACGTGCTCATGGGACGGCAGGTGTGA
- a CDS encoding regulator produces MTERLPQRTPNRQLAALIAEAGFSNAGLARRVDQLGLEHGLDLRYDKTSVTRWLRGQQPRGTTPALIAEVFTRRLGRRLTAQDLGLDACAPVYAGLEFASTPEEAVDIVGGLWRKDSGSHAELRKIAFTPAGLVVPSRDWLIGRADERVGRLTDERAGRAETARSAGTGVNGGHPGLGRVPVQSRPGVPGPHRPGGAAPAGSGSTAASTGTVGGAPSGPSATIPAPTPGWGRQQSERGPGQRVTAGDIAALRSVGELFRSLDHAYGGGHARQALVRYLEHEAEPMLRGVYGEQTGRRLFAAAADLTRLAGWTSYDIAAHGLAQRYFVQALRLSQAAGDRAYGSYVLVTMSRQAVYLAHGREAVQLARVAQQGVGSSASPVVQALLHAAEARGHGVLGEVRACTASLVRAERALESARLGDEAPPWARFFDEAQLADEFGHCYRDLQQYRAAAQHAERSLQLRAPGFARSRLFCRVVLASARLGLGELDQACVLGAEAAQAAGEMRSVRALEYVREFERRLEPYRDAPPVRGYRDRVAAFQ; encoded by the coding sequence ATGACGGAACGACTCCCTCAGCGCACCCCCAACAGACAGCTCGCCGCGCTCATCGCGGAGGCGGGGTTCTCCAACGCCGGATTGGCCCGTCGGGTCGATCAGCTAGGCCTCGAACACGGCCTTGATCTGAGATACGACAAAACATCCGTAACCCGGTGGCTGCGCGGTCAGCAGCCTCGCGGGACGACACCGGCCCTCATCGCGGAGGTCTTCACCCGCCGCCTCGGGCGCCGGCTCACCGCGCAGGATCTGGGCCTCGATGCCTGCGCACCGGTCTACGCGGGGCTGGAATTCGCCTCCACACCCGAGGAGGCCGTGGACATCGTCGGCGGCCTGTGGCGGAAGGACTCCGGCAGCCACGCCGAGCTGCGGAAGATCGCGTTCACCCCGGCGGGACTCGTGGTGCCGAGCCGCGACTGGCTGATCGGCCGCGCCGACGAACGGGTCGGCCGGCTCACCGACGAACGCGCGGGGCGGGCGGAGACGGCCCGGTCCGCGGGCACGGGCGTCAACGGCGGGCATCCCGGTCTCGGCCGGGTGCCCGTGCAGAGCAGACCAGGGGTGCCAGGACCCCATCGGCCCGGCGGCGCGGCCCCTGCGGGGTCCGGTTCCACCGCCGCCTCCACGGGGACCGTCGGCGGTGCTCCCTCGGGCCCGTCCGCCACGATCCCCGCGCCCACCCCCGGCTGGGGCAGGCAGCAGTCCGAGCGGGGCCCTGGACAGCGGGTCACGGCCGGTGACATCGCCGCGCTGCGATCGGTCGGCGAGCTGTTCCGGTCCCTGGACCACGCCTACGGCGGCGGCCACGCCAGGCAGGCGCTCGTGCGCTATCTGGAGCACGAGGCCGAGCCGATGCTCCGCGGTGTCTACGGCGAGCAGACCGGGCGCAGACTCTTCGCCGCGGCCGCCGACCTGACGAGACTCGCGGGTTGGACGTCCTACGACATCGCCGCCCACGGGCTCGCCCAGCGGTACTTCGTCCAGGCCCTGCGGCTTTCGCAGGCGGCGGGCGACCGGGCGTACGGCAGCTATGTGCTGGTGACGATGAGCCGCCAGGCCGTCTATCTGGCCCATGGGCGCGAGGCCGTCCAGCTCGCCCGGGTCGCCCAGCAGGGGGTCGGCAGCTCCGCCTCGCCGGTCGTCCAGGCGCTGCTGCACGCGGCGGAGGCGCGGGGGCACGGAGTGCTCGGCGAGGTCAGGGCGTGTACCGCGTCCCTGGTCAGGGCCGAGCGGGCCTTGGAGTCCGCCCGGCTCGGCGACGAGGCTCCGCCGTGGGCGCGCTTCTTCGACGAGGCGCAGTTGGCCGACGAGTTCGGGCACTGCTACCGGGATCTCCAGCAGTACCGGGCGGCGGCGCAGCACGCGGAGCGCTCGCTGCAGCTCCGCGCCCCCGGCTTCGCGCGCAGCCGTCTCTTCTGTCGTGTCGTCCTCGCCTCCGCCCGGCTCGGTCTCGGCGAGCTGGATCAGGCGTGCGTCCTCGGCGCGGAGGCGGCGCAGGCCGCGGGGGAGATGCGGTCGGTCCGGGCTCTTGAGTACGTCAGGGAGTTCGAGCGCCGTCTTGAGCCGTACCGGGACGCGCCTCCCGTACGGGGTTATCGGGACCGGGTGGCCGCCTTTCAGTGA
- a CDS encoding helix-turn-helix transcriptional regulator has product MRAARLIKMVLLLQSRPTMTAAELARELEVSERTITRDAQALSEAGVPVYADRGRAGGYRLIGGYRTRLTGLARGEAEALFLSGVPGALREMGLEDAASAARLKVSAALLPSARDASRVAAQRFHLDAPGWYKAPAVPEWLAAVADAVWDDRLVRARYRGRGGVEVERVLEPYGLVLKAGVWYLCAGVHDDESSRGFRVYRVDRFTSVAGAGTERFVRDEEFDLPGFWEERAEQFARAILRESVVVRLSEAGALLLPHVTDGAAAQEALAAAGGPDDRGRLTITLPVESAEVAYAQLMALGPEGEVVGPPELRERFHAAAERMARLYADDDRP; this is encoded by the coding sequence ATGCGTGCTGCCCGCCTCATCAAGATGGTGCTGTTGCTCCAGTCCAGGCCCACCATGACCGCCGCGGAACTCGCGCGGGAACTCGAAGTGTCCGAGCGCACCATCACGCGGGACGCCCAGGCGCTGTCGGAGGCGGGCGTTCCCGTCTACGCGGACCGGGGCAGGGCGGGCGGCTACCGGCTGATCGGCGGCTACCGCACCCGCCTGACCGGTCTCGCACGCGGCGAGGCCGAGGCCCTCTTCCTCTCCGGGGTGCCCGGAGCACTGCGCGAGATGGGCCTGGAGGACGCGGCCTCCGCCGCCCGTCTGAAGGTCTCCGCGGCGCTGCTGCCCTCGGCGCGGGACGCCTCACGTGTGGCGGCGCAGCGCTTCCACCTCGACGCGCCCGGCTGGTACAAGGCTCCGGCCGTCCCCGAGTGGCTGGCGGCCGTCGCGGACGCGGTCTGGGACGACCGGCTGGTCCGCGCCCGCTACCGGGGGCGCGGCGGGGTCGAGGTGGAGCGGGTGCTCGAACCGTACGGTCTCGTTCTGAAGGCCGGTGTCTGGTACCTGTGCGCGGGTGTCCACGACGACGAGTCCTCCCGAGGTTTCCGGGTCTACCGCGTCGACCGCTTCACCTCCGTGGCAGGCGCGGGGACGGAGCGCTTCGTACGCGACGAGGAGTTCGACCTGCCGGGGTTCTGGGAGGAGCGGGCGGAGCAGTTCGCGCGGGCCATCCTGCGGGAGAGCGTGGTGGTGCGGCTCTCGGAGGCGGGCGCCCTGCTACTCCCCCATGTGACGGACGGCGCCGCCGCACAGGAGGCGCTGGCGGCGGCGGGCGGACCCGACGATCGGGGACGGCTGACGATCACCCTCCCCGTCGAGTCCGCAGAGGTCGCGTACGCGCAGCTCATGGCCTTGGGGCCGGAGGGGGAAGTGGTGGGCCCGCCGGAGCTGCGCGAGCGGTTCCACGCCGCCGCCGAACGGATGGCACGGCTGTACGCCGATGACGATCGGCCGTAG
- a CDS encoding VOC family protein → MRISNAPSAPCWADLSTPEPAAAHRFYGALFGWETWVVPDPAAGGYGVFQLGGAAVGGVGPTAAEDRPAAWLPYFQSAGADAVTARVEGNGGTVTLGPEDVLEQGRMALCADPTGAAFGVWQPRERPGFGVANEPGSFCWFELAARDTARPKDFYAAVFGWASRSRPFGAGGSEYTEWTVSDQPFGGMAPMSGAFPPSVRAHWLVYVAVDDCDAAAARCARQGGDVLVPPTTVEPGRFSVLADPQGAVFAVLAFGALSDLGRGA, encoded by the coding sequence ATGAGGATCTCGAACGCCCCGTCCGCGCCCTGCTGGGCGGATCTCTCCACCCCTGAACCCGCCGCCGCGCACCGCTTCTACGGTGCGCTTTTCGGTTGGGAGACCTGGGTGGTCCCCGATCCCGCGGCCGGCGGCTACGGCGTGTTCCAGCTCGGTGGCGCCGCCGTCGGCGGTGTCGGCCCCACCGCGGCGGAGGACAGGCCCGCGGCCTGGCTGCCGTACTTCCAGAGCGCGGGCGCCGACGCGGTGACCGCCCGCGTCGAGGGCAACGGCGGCACGGTGACCCTGGGGCCCGAGGACGTACTCGAACAGGGCAGGATGGCGCTCTGCGCCGATCCGACAGGCGCCGCCTTCGGTGTCTGGCAGCCTCGGGAGCGCCCCGGGTTCGGTGTGGCCAACGAGCCCGGCAGCTTCTGCTGGTTCGAGCTGGCCGCCCGGGACACCGCCCGCCCCAAGGACTTCTACGCCGCCGTCTTCGGCTGGGCCTCGCGGAGCAGGCCGTTCGGCGCGGGCGGCTCCGAATACACCGAGTGGACCGTGTCGGACCAGCCGTTCGGCGGGATGGCGCCGATGAGCGGCGCCTTTCCCCCGTCGGTACGGGCCCACTGGCTGGTCTATGTGGCCGTCGACGACTGCGACGCGGCGGCGGCCCGCTGCGCCAGACAGGGCGGCGACGTCCTGGTACCGCCGACGACGGTGGAGCCCGGCCGCTTCTCCGTCCTCGCGGATCCGCAGGGCGCCGTCTTCGCGGTGCTCGCGTTCGGCGCGCTGAGCGATCTCGGCCGGGGCGCCTGA
- the lipB gene encoding lipoyl(octanoyl) transferase LipB, translating to MSELRFVRLGFGADAVEYLDAWEEQRRVHAARSADEITDTCLLLEHPPVYTAGRRTEDSERPLDGTPVIDVDRGGKITWHGPGQLVGYPILRLPNPVDVVAHVRRLEDALIRTCADFGLETTRVEGRSGVWVLGDPAEQRKALGGLSLDFDPRVRTDEYDPRLRGPEYAPSNAGQRHEDRKLAAIGIRVAKGVTMHGFSMNVNPDNTWFDRIVPCGIRDAGVASLASELGEDITIADVLPVVEKHLRAVLENPAPAAPAPAPYAAGEPREESQKTAAAL from the coding sequence GTGAGTGAGCTTCGATTCGTCCGGCTGGGATTCGGCGCGGACGCTGTCGAGTACCTGGACGCGTGGGAGGAGCAGCGCCGGGTCCACGCGGCCCGCAGCGCCGACGAGATCACCGACACCTGCCTCCTCCTCGAACACCCGCCGGTCTACACGGCGGGCAGGCGCACCGAGGACAGTGAGCGCCCCTTGGACGGCACGCCCGTCATCGACGTGGACCGCGGCGGGAAGATCACCTGGCACGGCCCCGGGCAGCTCGTGGGCTATCCGATCCTCCGGCTGCCGAACCCGGTGGACGTCGTCGCCCACGTACGCCGTCTGGAGGACGCGCTGATCCGCACCTGCGCCGACTTCGGCCTGGAGACGACCCGCGTCGAGGGCCGCAGCGGGGTCTGGGTCCTCGGCGACCCGGCCGAGCAGCGCAAGGCGCTCGGTGGCCTCTCCCTCGACTTCGACCCGCGGGTACGCACCGACGAGTACGACCCGCGCCTGCGCGGACCGGAGTACGCCCCCTCCAACGCGGGCCAGCGCCACGAGGACCGCAAGCTCGCGGCGATCGGCATCCGGGTCGCCAAGGGCGTCACGATGCACGGCTTCTCGATGAACGTGAACCCGGACAACACCTGGTTCGACCGGATCGTCCCTTGCGGTATCCGTGACGCGGGCGTCGCCTCACTCGCCTCGGAACTGGGCGAGGACATCACGATCGCCGACGTACTGCCGGTCGTGGAGAAACATCTGCGCGCGGTGTTGGAGAACCCCGCCCCCGCGGCCCCGGCACCCGCGCCGTACGCCGCGGGGGAGCCCCGCGAGGAGAGTCAGAAGACCGCGGCGGCCCTCTGA
- a CDS encoding TIGR01777 family oxidoreductase, with translation MQRSRIAVAGASGLIGSELVRSLKADGHEVVRLVRRTPAAKDEAEWDPQRQWVDSAALAGCDAVVNLAGAGVGDHRWTEGYKREIRDSRVLGTSALAEAVAALDTPPRVFLGGSAIGYYGDTGRQAVDENAPPGHGFLPDVCVEWEESSAPAAEAGIRTAHARTGLVVAKNGGAWGRLFPIFKAGLGGRMGDGNQYWSFISLHDEVAALRHILDTETLSGPVNLTAPEPLTNREVTAAMSRVLKRPALFPVPATALKVALGEFSGDVLGSQRVLPRQLLDSGFTFAFPEIDDAIGAALGD, from the coding sequence ATGCAGCGATCTCGAATTGCCGTGGCGGGTGCGTCAGGATTGATCGGCTCGGAGCTGGTGCGCTCGCTCAAGGCGGACGGCCACGAGGTGGTACGGCTGGTGCGCAGAACCCCCGCAGCCAAGGACGAGGCCGAGTGGGACCCGCAGAGGCAGTGGGTGGACTCGGCGGCTCTCGCGGGCTGCGACGCCGTGGTGAACCTGGCGGGCGCGGGCGTCGGCGACCACCGCTGGACGGAGGGCTACAAGCGGGAGATCCGCGACAGCCGGGTCCTCGGCACGTCGGCGTTGGCGGAGGCGGTCGCGGCCCTCGACACACCTCCGCGGGTCTTCCTCGGTGGCAGCGCGATCGGCTACTACGGCGACACGGGCCGCCAGGCCGTGGACGAGAACGCGCCCCCCGGCCACGGTTTCCTGCCGGACGTCTGCGTGGAGTGGGAGGAGTCGTCGGCGCCGGCCGCCGAGGCGGGCATCCGCACCGCGCACGCCCGTACCGGCCTCGTGGTGGCGAAGAACGGGGGCGCCTGGGGCAGGCTGTTCCCCATTTTCAAGGCGGGCCTGGGCGGCAGGATGGGCGACGGAAATCAGTACTGGAGCTTCATCTCACTCCACGACGAGGTGGCGGCGCTGCGCCACATCCTCGACACGGAGACCCTCTCCGGCCCGGTCAACCTGACCGCCCCCGAGCCGCTGACCAACCGTGAGGTGACGGCGGCGATGAGCCGCGTCCTGAAGCGCCCCGCTCTTTTCCCCGTCCCCGCCACCGCTCTCAAGGTGGCACTCGGCGAGTTCTCCGGCGACGTACTCGGCAGCCAGCGGGTCCTGCCCCGCCAACTCCTCGACTCAGGCTTCACGTTCGCGTTTCCCGAGATCGACGACGCGATCGGGGCGGCCCTGGGCGACTGA
- a CDS encoding DUF4240 domain-containing protein, with protein sequence MDETEFWEIVDSTREAAEGDPEEHADLLVERLLRTDPDAVLDFARHFEFRYHRAYRWDLWGAAAVLLGGADDDAFDYFRCWLIGQGREVFEGALHDPDDLAELLDDFDDEVDGDAEELGYAADEAYEQLTGAVAPDLGVAPGPDDPVGTPVDVTDEKALARRYPLLWERFGG encoded by the coding sequence ATGGACGAGACCGAGTTCTGGGAGATCGTGGACAGCACCCGCGAGGCCGCCGAGGGCGACCCCGAGGAGCACGCCGATCTGCTCGTGGAGAGACTCCTCCGCACCGATCCTGACGCCGTGCTGGACTTCGCCAGGCACTTCGAGTTCCGCTATCACCGTGCGTACCGCTGGGACCTGTGGGGTGCGGCGGCCGTGCTGCTCGGCGGGGCGGACGACGACGCCTTCGACTACTTCCGCTGCTGGCTGATCGGCCAGGGCAGGGAGGTCTTCGAGGGCGCTCTGCACGACCCGGACGACCTGGCGGAGCTCTTGGACGACTTCGACGACGAGGTCGACGGTGACGCCGAGGAACTGGGTTACGCGGCGGACGAGGCGTACGAGCAGCTCACCGGCGCGGTCGCCCCCGACCTGGGCGTGGCTCCGGGCCCCGATGACCCCGTGGGCACCCCTGTCGATGTGACGGACGAGAAGGCGCTCGCCCGTCGCTATCCGCTGCTGTGGGAGCGTTTCGGCGGCTGA
- a CDS encoding NAD(P)/FAD-dependent oxidoreductase, which translates to MLKPAHEADVVIVGAGVAGLSAAHHLISAGVTVSVVEADTRVGGRMATEVLDGFRLDRIGQLLSTAYPELRRTPGLDGLVLRPFSPGALVHSGGKRHRMGEGGGTRGALTAARALASAPRAPLARPLDRARLSAALGRLAATPDSRLLARHERTALAALTTRGLPSRTMEGFLRPLLSALLCDPGLTTSSRSADFALRDYARGRLCLPEGGSATLPELLASTLPPGTIRTGVHVTAASTSAVSTKQHGELGCRALLVATGARAAAELLPGLRVPDFHAVTALHYSASAAPLTGSSLVLDADRSGPVAHTSVISEVDPTRAPRGRALVSATVLGLPPDGLDRPVRSHLAALYGTSTADWELLAVHHDPEAVPAMTPPHDPHRPVRLLSGLYVCGDHRDVSSVQGALLSGRRAARAVLGDFGMSPAPESEELSSAA; encoded by the coding sequence GTGCTCAAGCCGGCACACGAAGCGGATGTAGTCATCGTCGGAGCCGGAGTCGCCGGGCTCTCGGCAGCACACCACCTGATCAGCGCCGGAGTGACAGTCAGCGTCGTGGAGGCGGACACCAGGGTCGGTGGCCGCATGGCCACGGAGGTTCTGGACGGCTTCCGTCTCGACCGTATCGGCCAGTTGCTCAGCACGGCGTACCCGGAACTCCGCCGCACCCCGGGCCTGGACGGCCTCGTACTGCGCCCGTTCTCGCCGGGCGCGCTCGTGCACAGCGGGGGAAAGCGCCACCGCATGGGCGAAGGAGGTGGCACAAGGGGCGCACTCACCGCCGCGCGCGCCTTGGCAAGCGCCCCGAGAGCGCCATTGGCCAGGCCGCTCGACCGGGCCCGTCTGAGCGCCGCCCTCGGCCGCCTGGCGGCCACACCCGACAGCCGGCTGCTGGCCCGCCACGAGCGGACCGCACTCGCCGCGCTGACCACCCGCGGCCTTCCCTCCCGCACCATGGAGGGATTCCTGCGGCCCCTGCTGTCCGCGCTGCTCTGCGACCCCGGCCTCACCACGTCGAGCAGGAGCGCCGACTTCGCCCTGCGGGACTACGCGCGCGGCCGTCTCTGCCTCCCGGAGGGCGGCTCGGCCACGCTGCCCGAACTGCTGGCGAGCACACTGCCGCCCGGCACCATCCGTACCGGCGTGCATGTCACAGCCGCGTCCACCTCGGCCGTCTCCACCAAGCAACACGGCGAACTCGGCTGCCGCGCACTGCTGGTGGCGACCGGCGCACGCGCCGCGGCCGAACTGCTTCCCGGACTGCGGGTGCCCGACTTCCACGCGGTGACCGCCCTGCACTACAGCGCCTCCGCCGCGCCCCTCACCGGCAGTTCCCTGGTGCTGGACGCCGACCGTTCCGGACCCGTCGCGCATACGTCGGTCATCAGCGAGGTCGACCCGACGCGCGCACCCCGGGGCCGCGCCCTGGTGTCGGCGACGGTACTGGGGCTGCCGCCCGACGGCCTGGACCGGCCGGTCCGCTCCCACCTCGCGGCGCTGTACGGCACGTCGACCGCGGACTGGGAGCTGCTGGCCGTACACCACGATCCGGAGGCCGTCCCCGCGATGACACCCCCGCACGATCCCCACCGCCCCGTACGGCTGCTGTCGGGGCTGTACGTGTGCGGCGACCACAGGGACGTCAGCTCGGTGCAGGGTGCCCTGCTGTCAGGGCGCAGGGCCGCCCGCGCGGTGCTGGGGGACTTCGGCATGAGCCCCGCCCCGGAGAGCGAGGAACTGTCGAGCGCGGCCTGA
- a CDS encoding SDR family oxidoreductase: protein MDNAVGTPRTAAGTVALVAGATRGAGRAMAVELGRAGATVYVTGRTTRESVSEVGRETETIEGTAELVDAAGAATGGAGIAVPTDHLDPGQVRDLVGRIERERGRLDILVNDIWGGDNHVEWDRKMWEHDLDKGLRVLRLGIDSHAITSKYALPLLIRGKGGLVVEVTDGTDESNSGYRRPFYYDLAKAAPIRMARALGEELAEYGCTAVCLTPGWLRSEYMLDTAFEVSEENWRDGCAKDPHFAISESPVFVGRALVALATDPRVARWNGRSLSSGGLAKEYGFTDVDGSAPDAWRYIAEVQQAGRPADVTGYR, encoded by the coding sequence ATGGACAACGCAGTGGGGACCCCGCGGACGGCGGCGGGCACAGTGGCACTCGTGGCGGGCGCCACCCGGGGCGCGGGCCGCGCCATGGCGGTGGAGCTCGGCAGGGCCGGGGCCACCGTCTATGTGACGGGACGGACGACCCGCGAGAGCGTTAGCGAGGTCGGGAGGGAGACCGAGACCATCGAGGGGACCGCCGAACTCGTCGACGCGGCGGGCGCGGCGACGGGCGGAGCGGGTATCGCTGTCCCGACCGACCATCTTGACCCCGGACAGGTCCGTGATCTCGTCGGGCGTATCGAACGTGAGCGGGGCAGGCTCGACATCCTCGTCAACGACATCTGGGGCGGCGACAACCACGTCGAGTGGGACAGGAAGATGTGGGAGCACGACCTCGACAAGGGGCTGCGGGTCCTGCGTCTTGGCATCGACAGCCACGCCATCACCAGCAAGTACGCACTGCCGCTGCTGATCCGTGGGAAGGGCGGGCTCGTGGTCGAGGTGACGGACGGCACCGACGAGTCCAACAGCGGCTACCGGCGGCCCTTCTACTACGACCTCGCCAAGGCCGCGCCGATCAGGATGGCCCGCGCCCTTGGTGAGGAGCTTGCCGAGTACGGCTGTACGGCGGTGTGCCTCACTCCGGGGTGGCTGCGCTCCGAGTACATGCTCGACACTGCCTTCGAGGTGAGCGAGGAGAACTGGCGGGACGGCTGCGCAAAGGACCCGCACTTCGCGATCTCGGAGTCGCCGGTCTTCGTCGGCAGGGCGCTGGTGGCTCTCGCGACCGACCCCCGGGTGGCGCGCTGGAACGGACGGTCGCTCTCCAGCGGCGGACTCGCCAAGGAGTACGGCTTCACGGATGTGGACGGCTCGGCGCCGGACGCCTGGCGGTACATCGCGGAGGTACAGCAGGCGGGCAGGCCCGCGGATGTGACGGGGTACCGCTGA